The DNA segment TTCCGCCCCAGCTTTGCCTTATCCTGCACCATGGAAACCACCGTCTCCAAAAGGGAAATCGACGACGTCAGCGCCGCAAACAGCACCAGCAGGAAAAACGCCGTGCCGAACAGCCCGCCCATATTCATGGAGCCGAACACCTTCGGCAGCACGCCGAACATAAGCCCCGGCCCTGCCTGTCCGCGGATTAAAGACGCATCGCCGCCGTTAAATGCCACGACGGCCGGCACGATCATCAGACCGGCCAGGAACGCAATCCCCGTATCAAAAATCTCAATCTGCGCCACGGACTTTTCCAGATTGTCTTCCTTTTTCATATAAGAGCCGTAGGTAATCATGATGCCCATGGCTAAGGACATGGAATAAAAAAGCTGTCCCATGGCCGCCAGCACCGTCGTCACGGAGACATCCTTTAAATCCGGGAGCAGGTAATACTTTAACCCGTCCATGGAACCGGGAAGCGTCAGGCTGTACACAGCCACGCCGACAGATAGAAGGACAAGCACCGGCATCAAAAACCGGCTGGCTTTCTCAATCCCCTTTTCCACGCCGAACAGGACGACGGCCGCCGTCAACAGCACATAAATCAAAAACCAGAACATCGGCGCCTCAAAAAGGCCGCTTCCGCTTCCTGCGATGAAATCCCCGAAATAGGAATCTCCAGCCATGGCTGCCATGTTCCCGCGGGCAAATTCCGCAAAATATTTGATGACCCATCCGCCGATGACACAGTAGTACGGCGTGATAATGACGGGGATCAGCGCGGAAAGCCAGCCAAGGGCCGCAAACCGCTTATCGAGCTTCGCATACGCTTCAATACAAGAAAGCCTCGTCCTGCGCCCGAGGGCAATCTCCGTAATCATCAGCGTAAACCCGAAGGTAACTGCCAGCAGGATGTAGATAATCAGAAATGCTCCCCCGCCGTATTTTGCCGCCAGGTACGGGAACCGCCAGAGATTCCCGAGTCCGACCGCGGAGCCTGCTGCGGCCAGGACAAAGCCGATCCTGCTTGTAAAGCTGCTTCTCTCTTTCATCCAATGTTCTCCTTCTCTAAATGTCACGTTAAAAGTGTAAAGTAAAAAAGTGATAATTGGCCCCATTATACACGGGTTTGAGAGAAAAAGCAAATACTTTTTATGATTTTCCTGATTCTTCTGCCGGGCGGCCAAGCTCACAGAGCACCTGGGCCGTCGCATGGATGCCGTTGTAATAGCAGGAAAGCTTCATATTTTCATTGGGCGCATGGTTGTTTTCATCCGGATTTGCATAGGGGACGCTGACGACCGGAACGCCTAAAATATCTGTGAACACGTAGTTCGGAAGGCTGCCGCCCATGAGCGGCAGATTCACCGGCTCCGTGTTGTAGGCTTTCTTTATGCCCTCGCGGATCCGCACAACAAGCGGCAGAGACGGCTCCGTACAGGAAGCCTCCATGACGGAATACCCGCTTACAACAGCCGACGGCTCCATCTTCTCCACATGGCGCTTCACCTTCTCATACGTGTCCTTCCCCCGCATACCGGGCACAAGGCGGATATCCATCTTTACCACTGCATGACAGGGGATGATGGTCTTCGTGCCCTCTCCGCCGTAGCCGCTCGTCAGGCCGTTGATGGTGAGCGTCGGAAGGAACATCAGGTGGCGGTAAAACTCCAGCTTATCGTCAAATTTCAGCCTGTCCACGCCGTACAGCCTGCAAAGCTCCTCCGGCTCAAACTCCATGGCTTCCATCATTTCCTGCTGTGCCGGGGAAACCGGCGCAATGCCGTCATAAAAGCCGTCGATCAGCACCTTCCCGTCCGCGTCTGTCATGGACGATAAAAGCTTTACCATCTTCCAGGCCGCATTTTCAATGACGCCGCCCTTGTTCCCCGAATGGTTGTCGCTCTTTGCCGTCGTAATCCCGATCTCAAAGGACAGGATGCCGCGGTTTCCGTAGACAATCTGCGGCACCGTGTCGCTGTACATGCCGCCGTCGGAAACGTAAACCACATCGGCCGCCAGAAGTTCCCGGTTCTGCTCCACGATCCACGGAAGGCTCGGGCTCCCGCTCTCCTCCTCGCCGTCCAGGATAAATTTCACATGGACAGGGAGTTTTCCAAAGGTCTCCAGGCAGGAACGCACCGCCATCAGATGAGCCATGAACTGCCCCTTGTTGTCGGCAACGCCGCGCCCGTAGAGGACACCAAGCTTTTCCGTCGGGATAAAGGGAGGCGTATCCCATGCTTCCAGGGGCTCCGGCGGCTGGACGTCGTAATGGCCGTAAAACAGTACCGTCGGCGCGTCCTCCTTATCGGAGTGGAGCTCAGCAAAGACTGCCGGCTTTGTCGGCGAGTCCAAAAGCCTTGCCTCCATGCCCATGTCACGGAACATGGAGATTAAAAGGCTGCTGCATTCCTCCACGCCCCAGTTCTGTGCACTGACGCTTGGCTGGGACGCCACCCGGATGAGCTCCTGCTTATGCACATCCGCCATGCTGTCGATATAGCCGTGAAGCACCTCTGCCATTTCCCTTGTCATTTCCATACGGATCACCTCTCCTTTTCCCGGATTTCTTTTACAGATCTAAATCAATGAACTCGAAATCGTCGTCTTCCTCGACGGAACGGCCCGCCTCTTTGGCTGGCTTC comes from the Eubacteriaceae bacterium Marseille-Q4139 genome and includes:
- a CDS encoding sodium-dependent transporter, producing the protein MKERSSFTSRIGFVLAAAGSAVGLGNLWRFPYLAAKYGGGAFLIIYILLAVTFGFTLMITEIALGRRTRLSCIEAYAKLDKRFAALGWLSALIPVIITPYYCVIGGWVIKYFAEFARGNMAAMAGDSYFGDFIAGSGSGLFEAPMFWFLIYVLLTAAVVLFGVEKGIEKASRFLMPVLVLLSVGVAVYSLTLPGSMDGLKYYLLPDLKDVSVTTVLAAMGQLFYSMSLAMGIMITYGSYMKKEDNLEKSVAQIEIFDTGIAFLAGLMIVPAVVAFNGGDASLIRGQAGPGLMFGVLPKVFGSMNMGGLFGTAFFLLVLFAALTSSISLLETVVSMVQDKAKLGRKAATVVSTAAILLLGIPSCLGYGPLSGIKLLGMQFLDFFDFISNSVLMPVAAIGTCVFVGHVIGSRFVEEEVESSGEFKRKRLYQVMLRWIAPVMLAAILVGELLKYFGVISI
- a CDS encoding M20/M25/M40 family metallo-hydrolase, coding for MEMTREMAEVLHGYIDSMADVHKQELIRVASQPSVSAQNWGVEECSSLLISMFRDMGMEARLLDSPTKPAVFAELHSDKEDAPTVLFYGHYDVQPPEPLEAWDTPPFIPTEKLGVLYGRGVADNKGQFMAHLMAVRSCLETFGKLPVHVKFILDGEEESGSPSLPWIVEQNRELLAADVVYVSDGGMYSDTVPQIVYGNRGILSFEIGITTAKSDNHSGNKGGVIENAAWKMVKLLSSMTDADGKVLIDGFYDGIAPVSPAQQEMMEAMEFEPEELCRLYGVDRLKFDDKLEFYRHLMFLPTLTINGLTSGYGGEGTKTIIPCHAVVKMDIRLVPGMRGKDTYEKVKRHVEKMEPSAVVSGYSVMEASCTEPSLPLVVRIREGIKKAYNTEPVNLPLMGGSLPNYVFTDILGVPVVSVPYANPDENNHAPNENMKLSCYYNGIHATAQVLCELGRPAEESGKS